In a genomic window of Chryseobacterium sp. G0162:
- a CDS encoding VanW family protein produces MKQQLKNWIPYSWKLHMKLLQRYFHEQKNNYVYSKEYCSENIGEYSITLRQTIKTGAFHHNKIHNLKVVGGKINHLVIRPGEVFSFWKMIGKPSKKNNFKEGRNLINNAISSDFGGGICQFSSILYHLALQSGLKILERYPHSMDIYKEEERFTPLGSDCTVVYGYKDLRIQNLFPFPVQFKCFIHGDELHLSLISSEEVVLNKIEFKYLEIEKGVWVETVSNSQTLFKNFYIRL; encoded by the coding sequence ATGAAACAGCAACTGAAAAATTGGATTCCTTATTCTTGGAAACTGCATATGAAACTTTTGCAGCGGTATTTTCATGAACAAAAAAACAATTATGTTTATTCTAAAGAATATTGTTCAGAAAATATTGGAGAATATTCTATTACACTCCGGCAAACTATCAAAACCGGAGCTTTTCATCATAATAAAATTCACAATTTAAAAGTTGTAGGTGGTAAGATCAATCATTTGGTCATTCGTCCCGGAGAAGTATTTTCTTTCTGGAAAATGATTGGAAAACCCAGCAAAAAGAATAATTTTAAAGAAGGACGAAACCTCATTAACAATGCTATTTCCAGTGATTTTGGTGGTGGAATCTGCCAGTTCTCTTCTATTCTATATCATCTGGCCCTTCAATCCGGACTAAAGATCCTGGAAAGATATCCACATTCTATGGATATTTATAAAGAAGAAGAGCGTTTTACTCCTTTGGGCTCAGACTGTACGGTTGTTTATGGCTATAAGGATCTCCGGATTCAGAATCTTTTTCCGTTTCCTGTACAGTTTAAATGTTTTATTCATGGGGATGAACTTCACCTCAGCTTAATTTCTTCGGAAGAGGTAGTTTTAAATAAAATTGAGTTTAAATATCTTGAAATCGAAAAAGGAGTTTGGGTAGAAACGGTAAGCAATAGTCAAACTTTGTTTAAAAATTTTTATATTCGTTTATGA
- a CDS encoding DUF6702 family protein: protein MSHKFFFIFLLSLTTILLSFTKANKENVHPYHVGSVEVNYNSKSKTFEVTGRFFLDDLENGLAKKYGGTFHFNDEKYKTKLNEALSKYCQEYFKLKTDNKFLKVNYIGYEEDQESVNVYLESESVVNPKKVETAVSFLYNLFDDQINIVHIIVNGDRKSEKLTYPNRYLYKQF from the coding sequence ATGTCACATAAATTTTTTTTTATATTCCTTTTATCATTAACAACCATTTTATTAAGCTTTACAAAAGCAAATAAGGAGAATGTACATCCTTATCATGTAGGATCCGTAGAGGTCAACTATAACTCTAAGTCTAAAACTTTTGAAGTTACAGGCCGGTTTTTCCTCGATGATCTGGAAAATGGACTTGCGAAAAAGTATGGTGGAACTTTTCATTTTAATGATGAAAAATATAAGACAAAACTAAATGAAGCGCTGTCCAAATATTGTCAGGAATATTTTAAATTGAAAACAGACAATAAATTTCTTAAAGTAAATTATATAGGATATGAGGAAGACCAGGAATCTGTAAATGTCTATCTCGAATCAGAATCTGTTGTCAATCCTAAAAAAGTAGAAACAGCTGTAAGTTTCCTGTACAACCTTTTCGATGACCAGATAAATATTGTGCATATCATTGTGAATGGAGATAGAAAGAGTGAAAAATTAACGTATCCTAACCGCTATTTGTATAAACAGTTTTAA
- a CDS encoding HupE/UreJ family protein, translated as MQDFLFYLNLGWEHIISLDALDHQLFVLALIAVYSFSDWKKILILVTAFTIGHSITLALSILDVFRVPSDWVEFLIPLTIVLTSLDNIIMKNQKQTLMRANYYLALIFGLVHGMGFANTARVMIAKSQGIAIPLLGFNIGLELGQIVIVGAILIFLFILLTIFKVNKKDWILFVSSGVFALSLKMTLERIPF; from the coding sequence ATGCAGGATTTTCTATTTTATTTAAACCTTGGATGGGAACACATTATTTCTCTTGATGCCTTAGACCATCAGCTCTTTGTCCTGGCTCTGATTGCCGTTTACTCTTTTAGTGACTGGAAAAAAATACTGATCCTTGTAACAGCATTCACTATTGGACATTCAATTACGCTAGCTCTAAGTATTCTTGATGTCTTCAGGGTTCCTTCTGATTGGGTAGAATTTTTAATCCCTCTCACCATTGTGCTGACATCTCTGGATAATATTATTATGAAAAACCAGAAGCAGACGCTAATGCGGGCTAACTACTATCTTGCTTTAATCTTTGGATTGGTTCACGGAATGGGTTTTGCCAATACGGCAAGAGTGATGATCGCCAAAAGCCAAGGCATTGCCATTCCACTATTAGGATTTAACATTGGATTGGAACTGGGGCAGATCGTTATTGTAGGTGCCATTTTGATATTCTTATTTATTCTGCTTACTATTTTTAAAGTCAATAAAAAGGACTGGATCCTTTTTGTCTCATCAGGGGTCTTTGCTTTATCTTTAAAAATGACATTAGAAAGAATTCCTTTCTAA
- a CDS encoding M1 family metallopeptidase, translated as MKLKVIILSLSVFAYTGFTAQNIQNNPGSNHGNKFEQLGSILPTPNIYRTASGAPGHGYWQNRADYNISAYLDEDKRNLKGSETVTYYNNSPDELDYIWLQLDENEHSSIRNAGYDNSSILRPSTTDQQLKVTELPVKDNGYGVTLEKVTDPSGSPLKYTVNKTMMRIDLPKALKKGEKFIFKVDWNYNIGNRIKMGGRGGYENFPEDGNDLYTMAQWYPRMCVYSDFQGWQNHQFTGRGEFALVFGNFKVSMNVPADHIVGGTGECKNYDQVLTSDQLSRYRKAENASEPIEIVTLDEAKKAEKNHSKQRKTWVFEANDVRDFAWTSSRKFVWDGMRVTIPENNNKVMAMSFYPKESYGLYRKFSTKAVAHTIKTYSEFTIPYPYPVAQSVEAANGMEYPMICFNFGRTEKDGTYSEGTKNGMIGVIIHEVGHNFFPMIINSDERQWAWMDEGLNTFTEYLTEEKWDNKFPSKRGPAWTIVDYMKLPKDQLEPIMSNSENIVQYGPNAYSKPATGLNILRETIMGRELFDKAFKTYAKRWAFKHPEPADLFRTMEDASGEDLDWFWRGWFYGTDPVDIAIDKVTVATPNLETNPKAAEEIKYQVDKPLVNSFEDLSKIRNREDKNITFYVDKDKEAQDFYYRYDRGQEKVSTKEYTTKVEATLPLDAKDKEKFKNITAYQIDLLNKGGLVMPVILEFTFEDGSKLYDKSSAQIWRLNEQKVSKTYYFDKKLKSIQLDPMRETADIDTTNNFWSSNASGGETSKFQLFKQKQEGGPARGSSNGKVNPMQAAGKS; from the coding sequence ATGAAACTAAAAGTTATTATACTTTCACTTTCTGTATTTGCCTATACAGGTTTCACCGCACAAAATATTCAGAATAATCCAGGTAGCAACCACGGAAATAAATTTGAGCAACTGGGAAGTATTCTGCCAACACCCAACATTTATAGAACTGCCTCTGGTGCTCCAGGACACGGATACTGGCAAAATAGAGCCGATTACAATATTTCCGCTTACCTTGATGAGGATAAAAGAAATCTGAAAGGTTCGGAAACGGTTACTTATTATAATAATTCTCCTGATGAACTGGATTACATCTGGCTTCAGTTGGATGAAAATGAACATTCCAGTATAAGAAATGCAGGATATGATAACTCTTCTATTCTGCGTCCATCAACAACGGATCAACAGCTTAAGGTAACAGAACTTCCTGTAAAGGATAATGGTTATGGAGTGACCCTTGAAAAAGTAACGGATCCCTCAGGAAGTCCTTTAAAATATACCGTCAATAAAACCATGATGCGTATTGACCTTCCAAAAGCTTTGAAAAAAGGAGAAAAATTCATTTTCAAAGTAGACTGGAATTACAATATTGGAAACAGGATCAAAATGGGTGGCCGCGGAGGTTATGAAAATTTCCCGGAAGATGGCAACGACTTGTACACTATGGCACAATGGTATCCAAGAATGTGTGTATACAGTGATTTCCAGGGCTGGCAAAATCATCAGTTTACCGGAAGAGGAGAATTTGCCTTGGTTTTCGGAAATTTTAAAGTGTCTATGAATGTACCGGCCGATCATATTGTAGGCGGAACAGGAGAATGTAAAAATTATGATCAGGTATTAACTTCTGATCAGCTTTCAAGATACAGAAAAGCAGAAAATGCTTCTGAACCTATAGAAATTGTCACCTTAGATGAAGCTAAAAAAGCGGAAAAGAATCATTCAAAGCAAAGAAAGACATGGGTCTTTGAAGCAAATGATGTAAGGGATTTTGCCTGGACTTCTTCCAGAAAGTTTGTTTGGGACGGCATGCGCGTTACCATTCCTGAAAATAACAATAAGGTAATGGCTATGAGTTTCTATCCTAAAGAATCTTACGGACTTTACAGAAAATTTTCCACAAAAGCAGTAGCTCATACCATTAAAACGTATTCGGAATTCACCATTCCTTATCCATATCCTGTAGCTCAATCTGTAGAAGCAGCCAACGGAATGGAATATCCAATGATCTGTTTCAACTTCGGAAGAACGGAAAAAGATGGAACTTATTCTGAAGGAACTAAAAACGGAATGATCGGAGTAATTATCCATGAAGTAGGCCACAACTTCTTTCCTATGATTATCAATTCAGATGAAAGACAATGGGCATGGATGGATGAAGGGCTGAATACTTTCACAGAATATCTTACAGAAGAAAAATGGGATAATAAGTTTCCGTCTAAAAGAGGTCCTGCATGGACGATCGTAGATTATATGAAACTTCCCAAAGATCAGCTCGAGCCTATCATGAGCAACTCTGAAAATATTGTTCAGTATGGTCCGAATGCTTACTCAAAACCTGCTACAGGATTGAATATTCTTCGTGAAACCATTATGGGAAGAGAACTTTTTGATAAAGCTTTCAAAACATATGCAAAAAGATGGGCCTTCAAACACCCTGAACCGGCAGATCTTTTCCGTACTATGGAAGATGCCAGTGGTGAAGACCTTGACTGGTTCTGGAGAGGATGGTTTTATGGAACAGACCCTGTAGATATTGCGATTGATAAAGTAACCGTAGCTACTCCAAACCTTGAAACTAATCCAAAAGCAGCTGAGGAAATAAAATACCAGGTTGATAAGCCTTTAGTGAATAGTTTTGAAGACCTGTCAAAAATCAGAAACAGAGAAGACAAGAACATTACGTTCTATGTTGATAAAGATAAAGAAGCTCAGGATTTCTACTATCGATATGACAGAGGGCAAGAAAAAGTAAGCACTAAAGAATACACTACAAAAGTAGAGGCTACTCTTCCTTTAGATGCTAAGGATAAAGAGAAATTTAAAAATATTACAGCGTATCAGATCGATTTGCTGAACAAAGGTGGCCTGGTAATGCCAGTCATTCTTGAATTTACCTTTGAAGATGGTTCAAAATTATATGACAAATCTTCAGCACAGATCTGGAGGCTGAATGAACAAAAAGTTTCTAAGACCTATTATTTTGACAAGAAATTGAAATCAATTCAGTTAGATCCAATGAGAGAAACGGCTGATATTGACACTACCAATAACTTCTGGAGCAGCAATGCTTCCGGTGGTGAAACATCAAAATTCCAGCTCTTTAAACAGAAACAGGAAGGAGGTCCTGCAAGAGGAAGCTCCAATGGAAAAGTAAATCCTATGCAGGCAGCCGGAAAAAGCTAA
- a CDS encoding S8/S53 family peptidase, producing the protein MDIRKLFFTKVNISYGGTKLLRNATVAFLGLYSYGFYGQVQKLDSRFSYLLKNKESLNRENVLKDLEREDMKLDKHLVVTSKGAQTMYSCIIYTKNPEKLKSDGFIIQSQLPTFSTALVSLEDIERLMELPYVTSVMGPTFDELHNDVSRAQSGASLLQDGVFNNTAYNGTGILVGIFDTGIDWKHPDFRQVNDQTKSRIVSIWDQTLTPQGAETSPTGFTTGVEYTRAQIEDELDGSPTNFVRENDINGHGTHVAGTVAGNGAGFANKRHKGFSSEADIVFVKGGNGSFPTTNTINALTYFKNVATALNKPIVVNMSIGGQGSAHDGTSSHEVAVDNFTSSGPGRVVVISAGNDYGANLHRKVDIEAGGTQSYTFNVASNTSAASVFGFLMYANDNTAVTAKLTAPDGQQYIQNVSTDTTHSILGGGFTATMYNYWGNDNNKRYVQLLVNRVAGSTANCQGTYTLEITNNGTQTINTHGWLYGQGVATTLVNGDNEYIVGSPGNATSAITVASYLGRVSWMAPAGGYGYSNTPQETISSFSAQGPRVDNFQKPDITGSGQAVISARSSSSAPAASNIIENTNYYVMNQGTSMSSPGVAGAVGLLLQANPTLTAAQVKSRLTSTARKDAATGNVPNTRWGYGRLDIYKAVTKEVGCVESNFESITYDEPYITINAEANTTFTNAALAVRYTPTLTGKLGSISFTTGSGVIPANQAVDIQVRKVNANGDPGDIIATKNIASWDTNIQRFTWNYVDLSSLNVQAVTGKDFYIVINGLGGTVTMKNEATAVSGRSKTSTDGTSWTTRTFDLKMRANVYENVAEVKNLATSNQTKASAVAAGYNYFTNACQLISRVEKETASTVTGNVTSKVWVDNVQPGYVSRRYEINPAADATTATGKVTLYFKQADFDAYNLTSGIKLPTSPTDDANKFNLVVEKYAGTSAGNVGTVASFGGTPTAITPNVADIVWNNTYQYWEVSFQTTGFGGYFVKTNATLGTGEVTKLNAGVNITPNPAKDVVNISLGGYSKGTLTIYDASGKLIKTESMNSNLNRMDVSSLVKGVYMFTIKLNDTTITKKVVKE; encoded by the coding sequence ATGGATATTAGAAAACTATTTTTTACAAAAGTAAACATTTCGTATGGAGGAACGAAGCTTCTTAGAAATGCTACAGTTGCTTTCTTGGGGTTGTATTCGTACGGATTTTATGGCCAGGTACAAAAACTTGATTCCCGATTTAGCTATTTATTGAAGAATAAGGAGAGCCTGAATAGAGAAAACGTTTTAAAAGATTTGGAACGTGAAGATATGAAATTGGATAAACATTTAGTAGTTACTTCTAAGGGGGCGCAAACAATGTATTCATGTATTATTTATACCAAAAATCCTGAAAAACTTAAATCTGATGGGTTTATAATCCAGAGTCAGCTGCCTACTTTTTCAACAGCACTTGTGAGCCTTGAAGATATTGAAAGGTTGATGGAGCTTCCTTATGTAACCTCTGTGATGGGGCCTACATTTGATGAGCTTCATAACGATGTAAGTAGAGCACAGTCCGGAGCAAGCCTTTTACAGGATGGTGTTTTTAATAATACAGCTTATAACGGAACAGGAATTCTTGTGGGGATTTTTGATACAGGGATAGACTGGAAGCACCCAGATTTCAGACAAGTTAACGATCAGACTAAAAGTAGAATTGTTTCAATTTGGGATCAGACCTTAACTCCTCAGGGAGCTGAAACGTCTCCTACAGGATTTACCACTGGCGTAGAATATACCAGAGCACAGATTGAAGATGAGTTGGATGGAAGTCCTACTAACTTTGTCCGTGAAAATGATATTAATGGTCATGGAACCCATGTGGCAGGAACTGTTGCAGGAAACGGAGCTGGTTTTGCTAACAAAAGACATAAAGGATTTTCTTCGGAAGCAGACATTGTTTTTGTAAAAGGAGGAAACGGATCTTTTCCAACAACGAATACAATCAACGCATTGACTTATTTTAAAAATGTAGCAACAGCCTTAAACAAGCCGATCGTAGTAAATATGAGTATTGGTGGACAGGGAAGTGCTCATGATGGTACATCCTCTCATGAAGTAGCTGTTGATAATTTTACATCGTCAGGACCTGGAAGAGTAGTCGTTATTTCTGCGGGTAATGATTATGGTGCCAATCTCCATAGAAAAGTAGATATAGAGGCAGGTGGAACACAATCTTATACTTTTAATGTGGCAAGTAATACTTCTGCTGCATCTGTATTTGGTTTTCTGATGTATGCTAACGATAATACAGCCGTTACAGCAAAATTAACAGCTCCCGATGGTCAGCAATATATACAGAATGTAAGTACCGATACAACTCATAGTATATTAGGAGGTGGTTTCACTGCTACTATGTATAATTATTGGGGGAATGATAATAATAAACGATATGTTCAGCTACTTGTAAATAGAGTAGCGGGATCTACGGCCAATTGCCAGGGAACATATACACTGGAAATTACCAATAACGGAACGCAGACAATTAATACGCATGGCTGGCTGTATGGTCAGGGAGTAGCAACTACCCTGGTAAATGGGGATAATGAATATATTGTTGGATCTCCAGGCAACGCAACAAGTGCTATTACAGTAGCTTCCTATTTGGGTAGAGTAAGCTGGATGGCTCCGGCAGGAGGATATGGCTATAGTAATACTCCACAGGAAACGATCTCTTCATTTAGTGCACAAGGGCCTAGAGTTGATAATTTCCAAAAACCGGATATCACAGGTTCAGGCCAGGCTGTAATCTCTGCAAGATCTAGTAGCTCTGCGCCAGCAGCTTCGAATATTATTGAAAATACTAACTATTATGTGATGAATCAGGGAACCAGTATGTCATCTCCGGGAGTTGCCGGAGCTGTAGGATTATTGCTTCAGGCAAATCCAACATTGACCGCTGCACAAGTTAAATCACGTCTTACTTCCACTGCAAGAAAAGATGCAGCAACAGGAAATGTTCCTAATACAAGATGGGGATATGGAAGATTAGATATTTATAAAGCAGTGACTAAAGAAGTAGGATGTGTAGAGTCTAATTTTGAGTCTATTACTTATGATGAACCTTATATCACTATTAATGCAGAAGCTAATACGACTTTTACCAATGCGGCATTGGCAGTTCGTTATACTCCAACCCTAACTGGTAAATTGGGAAGTATTTCATTCACAACAGGTTCAGGTGTAATTCCTGCCAACCAAGCAGTGGATATTCAAGTAAGAAAGGTAAATGCTAACGGAGATCCTGGAGACATTATTGCTACAAAAAATATTGCATCATGGGATACCAATATACAAAGATTTACATGGAACTATGTAGATTTATCCAGCTTAAATGTTCAGGCGGTAACAGGGAAGGATTTCTATATTGTTATCAATGGTTTAGGCGGAACTGTGACTATGAAAAATGAAGCTACTGCAGTAAGTGGACGTAGTAAAACATCAACAGATGGTACAAGCTGGACAACAAGAACTTTTGATCTTAAAATGAGAGCGAATGTTTACGAAAATGTAGCTGAAGTGAAAAACCTAGCAACTTCCAACCAAACAAAAGCTAGTGCTGTTGCTGCTGGTTATAATTATTTTACAAATGCTTGTCAGTTAATTTCAAGAGTAGAAAAAGAAACGGCAAGTACTGTGACTGGAAATGTAACTTCAAAAGTATGGGTTGATAATGTACAGCCTGGTTATGTTTCAAGAAGATATGAAATTAACCCAGCTGCAGATGCTACTACTGCTACAGGAAAAGTAACATTATACTTTAAGCAGGCTGATTTTGATGCTTATAATTTAACAAGTGGTATTAAACTTCCTACCTCTCCTACTGATGATGCTAATAAATTCAACCTGGTTGTTGAAAAATATGCAGGAACAAGTGCTGGAAATGTAGGAACTGTAGCTTCTTTTGGAGGCACACCAACTGCTATTACTCCTAATGTTGCAGATATTGTTTGGAATAATACTTATCAATATTGGGAAGTAAGCTTCCAGACCACAGGTTTTGGTGGATATTTTGTTAAAACAAATGCTACTTTAGGTACAGGGGAAGTAACAAAATTGAATGCTGGAGTGAACATTACACCAAATCCAGCTAAAGATGTTGTAAATATCTCATTGGGAGGGTATTCTAAAGGTACACTTACTATTTATGATGCTTCAGGAAAGTTGATTAAAACAGAATCTATGAATTCCAACTTAAACAGAATGGATGTTTCATCATTGGTAAAAGGAGTATACATGTTTACAATTAAGCTAAATGATACTACAATTACTAAGAAAGTAGTTAAAGAATAA
- a CDS encoding ACP phosphodiesterase — protein MNYLAHSFLTFTDGQIVGQFLEDFIRNRDRFSFPKDIQDGITLHRAIDTFTDSHPAIHEAKKVFAPLVRLYAGAFVDVSMDYFVANDLSLHSLAEWKAHSLHVYSVLNAHDEWLPENFKKMLVKMEQDDWLYNYREDWGIKFSIQNVLNKAKYLDKDIPVFEAFLTHKEFLQECYDDFFPDLLAHAKGINALIQLES, from the coding sequence ATGAATTATCTGGCCCATTCTTTTCTCACTTTCACTGATGGACAAATTGTTGGTCAGTTTTTGGAAGACTTTATCCGAAACAGGGATCGTTTTTCTTTTCCTAAGGATATTCAGGATGGAATTACTTTACATAGAGCCATTGATACCTTCACAGACTCCCACCCTGCCATTCATGAGGCTAAAAAAGTTTTTGCCCCTTTGGTAAGACTCTATGCCGGAGCATTTGTAGATGTTTCTATGGATTATTTTGTAGCCAATGATCTTTCTTTGCATTCCCTTGCGGAATGGAAGGCACATTCTTTACATGTCTACAGCGTTTTAAATGCTCATGATGAGTGGTTACCGGAAAATTTCAAAAAAATGCTGGTTAAAATGGAACAGGACGACTGGCTCTACAATTACCGTGAAGACTGGGGTATTAAATTCAGCATTCAAAATGTTTTGAACAAAGCAAAGTATCTGGATAAAGATATTCCTGTTTTTGAAGCTTTTCTAACTCATAAAGAGTTTCTTCAGGAATGTTATGATGATTTTTTTCCTGACTTACTCGCTCATGCAAAAGGAATCAACGCCCTTATTCAACTGGAAAGTTAA
- a CDS encoding LytR/AlgR family response regulator transcription factor: MANLTIVGVDDEYPALELIRHYCDRIEDIDLLEIFQNPEEALQYLQKNRVDLVILDINMPYINGIDLLLKLPYKPLCIFLTLETQYAVKAFELDVVHYLVKPVDFETFKRAVYKAKDFLQFKQSAEDKKQEDFIMFKSNYIMNKVLLQDIKWVQGFGEYIILITHLKKYMILERMSNFEENFQNLGFIRIHKSYIVLSSHISSYDSNTIYLKGGEQLPLGRTYKKHLKEYLG, from the coding sequence ATGGCTAACCTCACTATCGTAGGAGTGGATGATGAATATCCCGCGTTAGAACTTATCCGGCACTATTGTGACCGGATAGAAGATATCGATTTGCTGGAGATATTTCAGAACCCGGAAGAGGCGCTGCAATATTTGCAGAAGAATAGAGTAGATCTGGTTATTCTGGATATTAATATGCCTTATATCAATGGGATTGATCTTTTACTTAAACTTCCCTATAAACCATTATGTATATTTCTTACATTGGAAACTCAATATGCCGTTAAAGCATTTGAATTGGATGTTGTGCATTATCTGGTGAAACCTGTAGACTTTGAAACATTTAAAAGAGCAGTCTATAAAGCAAAGGATTTTTTACAGTTTAAACAATCTGCAGAAGATAAAAAACAGGAAGATTTCATTATGTTCAAGTCTAATTATATCATGAATAAAGTTCTTCTTCAAGATATAAAATGGGTTCAGGGATTTGGAGAATATATTATTTTAATCACCCATTTGAAAAAATATATGATCTTAGAGCGGATGTCTAATTTTGAAGAAAATTTTCAAAATTTAGGATTTATCAGGATTCATAAATCCTATATTGTTCTTTCTTCTCATATCAGTTCATATGATTCGAATACAATTTATCTGAAAGGAGGAGAGCAGCTCCCATTGGGAAGAACTTACAAAAAACACCTGAAAGAATATTTGGGGTAA
- a CDS encoding sensor histidine kinase, whose amino-acid sequence MEYHWGLLLKFQHIFFFFFFFIITFFTENYFLDVPELIWSVLFVIIFNVGIYYLVYFYLVPRFYLSNKYPEFILYAFICFLVSSLFRILLEPAVFNMKFDETLSNTKFLYNVYTAQGIVILVASFLGITKDKFLIEQDFKNLGEEKDQLYLDLLKSKLNPHFLLNTLNNIYSKSFNPSEKTSESILQLSRLLQYVIYDTNKEKITLMQEFSTIKSLIGLYQLKYNNLLDISFEIKDEETLELIEVPPSVCLTLFENALKHSAVGIEGNSFISVFYKIQDQELSFEIKNSVAKNRNLVNNVNDNGLGNEAVISILEKYYPERFTFISEAAMNNTYETTLKIKL is encoded by the coding sequence ATGGAATATCATTGGGGGCTTTTGCTGAAGTTTCAGCATATTTTCTTCTTTTTCTTCTTCTTTATCATCACTTTTTTCACCGAAAACTACTTTTTGGATGTTCCGGAGCTCATTTGGTCCGTATTATTTGTGATTATTTTCAATGTTGGGATTTACTATCTGGTCTATTTTTATCTGGTACCCAGGTTTTATCTTTCCAATAAGTATCCGGAGTTTATTCTGTATGCATTTATCTGCTTTTTGGTATCAAGCCTGTTTAGAATTTTGCTGGAACCTGCCGTGTTTAATATGAAATTTGATGAAACACTATCCAACACAAAATTCCTTTACAATGTGTATACTGCTCAGGGTATTGTTATATTGGTAGCCTCATTTCTGGGAATTACTAAGGATAAATTTCTGATTGAACAGGATTTTAAAAACTTAGGGGAAGAAAAAGACCAACTGTATCTTGACCTTTTAAAATCAAAATTAAACCCTCATTTTTTACTGAATACCCTTAATAATATTTATTCGAAAAGCTTTAATCCATCTGAGAAAACATCGGAGTCTATCTTGCAGTTAAGCCGCTTATTGCAGTATGTTATTTATGATACCAATAAGGAAAAGATTACGCTTATGCAGGAGTTTTCAACGATTAAATCATTAATTGGGCTTTACCAGTTAAAGTATAATAACCTACTGGATATCAGTTTTGAAATAAAAGATGAAGAAACATTGGAGCTCATTGAAGTACCTCCATCAGTTTGCCTTACCTTATTTGAAAATGCCCTGAAACATTCAGCAGTGGGGATTGAAGGAAATAGCTTTATCAGTGTATTTTATAAAATACAGGATCAGGAACTATCATTTGAAATTAAAAATTCTGTGGCAAAGAACCGGAATCTTGTGAATAACGTTAATGATAATGGATTGGGAAATGAAGCAGTCATCAGCATTCTGGAAAAATACTACCCTGAAAGATTTACTTTTATATCAGAAGCGGCTATGAATAATACATACGAAACTACTTTAAAAATTAAACTATAA
- a CDS encoding class I SAM-dependent methyltransferase encodes MMKTSILEYYSNLAESYDENRFGNSYGQYIDQQERTFLSSFFKDKKYTKVLDLGCGTGRLLNFATHGTDFSENMLNIARQKYPEKVLAVGEISEIPFHEEFDCIFCLHVIMHQNLEETKVFLNECYQKLNKNGTLIFDYPVKSRKRSVSPQEDWHAGNSFSISDITELSKDQWKIKNTTGILFFPIHRLPKAIRKFFLPVDTFLCHTFLRNWASYHITVLEKR; translated from the coding sequence ATGATGAAAACAAGCATTCTGGAATATTACAGCAACCTTGCAGAATCCTATGATGAAAACAGATTCGGAAATTCTTACGGCCAATATATTGACCAGCAGGAAAGAACATTTTTAAGCTCTTTTTTCAAAGATAAAAAATATACAAAAGTTCTGGATCTAGGCTGTGGAACAGGCCGGCTATTGAATTTTGCAACTCATGGAACAGACTTCAGTGAAAATATGCTGAACATTGCCCGACAAAAATATCCTGAAAAAGTACTGGCTGTAGGGGAAATTTCGGAAATCCCTTTTCATGAAGAATTTGACTGTATTTTTTGTCTTCATGTTATCATGCATCAGAACCTGGAAGAAACGAAGGTATTTTTAAATGAATGTTATCAGAAATTAAATAAAAACGGAACTTTGATTTTTGATTATCCTGTAAAAAGCAGAAAAAGATCTGTCTCTCCACAGGAAGACTGGCATGCGGGCAATAGCTTTTCAATTTCAGATATTACAGAACTTTCAAAAGATCAATGGAAAATTAAAAATACAACCGGAATATTATTTTTTCCGATTCACAGATTACCGAAAGCGATAAGAAAATTCTTTCTGCCTGTTGATACTTTTCTTTGCCACACTTTCCTGAGAAATTGGGCATCATATCACATTACTGTTTTGGAAAAGAGATGA